In the Bactrocera tryoni isolate S06 unplaced genomic scaffold, CSIRO_BtryS06_freeze2 scaffold_11, whole genome shotgun sequence genome, one interval contains:
- the LOC120779651 gene encoding piggyBac transposable element-derived protein 4-like yields MELEAYYFGLQIMAGVSKSNRESLRCLWDETNGRPIFRAVTHIERFMQISRCLRFDSHEDRETRRLRDKLAPIRNIWDKWSKNLKLMYNPNENVTGDEQLVLFRGRCCFRQYIPSKPAKYGSKIWALCDSKSNYAWNMDVYLGRARKTQPEKNQGENVVINLTRNLGKGHTVTCDNFFTTYNLAVELLRRKITVVETVRKNKKFLPLQAIDVRKKPEHYSELFFTQNVTVVTYMPKKYNSLL; encoded by the exons ATGGAACTGGAAGCATACTACTTTGGGCTGCAGATCATGGCTGGTGTTTCCAAGTCTAACCGGGAAAGCTTGAGATGTTTATGGGATGAAACAAATGGAAGACCCATATTCCGCGCTGTTACGCACATTGAACGATTTATGCAAATTTCACGATGCCTCCGTTTTGATAGCCATGAAGATAGGGAAACCAGACGGTTACGTGATAAGCTAGCTCCAATAAGAAATATTTGGGACAAATGGAGCAAAAATCTTAAACTGATGTATAATCCAAATGAAAATGTGACCGGCGATGAGCAGCTGGTACTTTTTCGTGGAAGATGCTGTTTTAGACAGTACATACCTTCCAAACCTGCCAAATATGGCAGTAAAATATGGGCTCTTTGCGATTCCAAGTCCAACTACGCATGGAATATGGATGTCTATCTAGGAAGGGCCAGAAAAACTCAGCCAGAAAAGAACCAAG gtGAAAATGTAGTTATAAATCTCACACGCAATTTGGGGAAAGGTCATACCGTCACGTGTGACAACTTTTTTACAACCTACAATTTGGCTGTCGAATTGCTACGACGTAAAATAACGGTAGTAGAAACAGTTAGAAAGAACAAGAAGTTTCTTCCCCTCCAAGCTATTGACGTCAGGAAAAAACCAGAGCATTATTCggaattatttttcacacaaaatgtgACTGTTGTGACCTACATGCCAAAGAAATACAATTCGTTGTTGTAA